The Coffea arabica cultivar ET-39 chromosome 3c, Coffea Arabica ET-39 HiFi, whole genome shotgun sequence genome contains a region encoding:
- the LOC113735139 gene encoding uncharacterized protein yields the protein MGKNQAYKAMQRARLGANSAAPEEINDGMVDGSFHSPEWHAARLASLNKSHTVTWEEFKRKQKEEEMKKGELEADKDRMMREYRAQLDAERALKLSQGKNHSSRKSGRRKEKKDKDSKKRSSKKRKHSRRYSDSSSSSSPSESSSSDDESRGSKSRSKRRKKEKKHRSRSKQSSSDSGEADGPLPLSRFFGKS from the exons ATGGGGAAAAATCAAGCTTACAAAGCTATGCAAAGAGCAAGGCTGGGTGCCAACTCTGCTGCTCCTGAAGAGATCAATGACGGCATG GTGGATGGTTCTTTTCATTCACCAGAGTGGCATGCTGCTCGTTTGGCAAGTCTCAATAAATCTCATACTGTTACGTGGGAAGAGTTCAAAAGGAAGCAAAAG gaagaagaaatgaaaaaggGGGAGTTAGAAGCAGACAAGGATAGAATGATGAGGGAGTACAGGGCTCAACTAGATGCTGAAAGGGCTCTCAAACTTTCTCAAGGGAAAAACCACTCAAGCAGGAAATCTGGTCGCAGAAAAG aaaagaaagataaggattCAAAGAAGCGCAGCAGCAAGAAGAGAAAG CATTCGAGGAGATATTCAGATTCTAGTTCTTCAAGTTCGCCCTCAGAGTCTTCAAGTAGTGATGATGAATCAAGAGGATCAAAGTCGAGGTCtaagagaaggaagaaagaaaaaaagcatCGATCAAGATCCAAGCAATCCAGCAGTGATAGTGGAGAAGCTGACGGGCCTTTGCCACTTTCTAGATTCTTTGGGAAAAGCTGA